The Meiothermus sp. genome segment TCGAGCAACTCAAAGTCATCCGGGTACAGTTTCGGGCCGATGCCCGCAACAGCCGCAGCTGCAAAGCCATCGAAAAGCTGGGGGCCACCTTCGAGGGTATCCTGCGCAAAGACCAGATTTATCCCAACGGCGTCATCCGCAACACGGCGGTTTACTCCATCATTGACGACGAGTGGCCTCAGGTCAAAAAGGGGCTCGAGGCCAGGCTTTACCGACTATAGGCGAAAAGATACCCATTTAGAATGACCCTTGAGGATGGCCGCCGTATGGGGATGGATTCCTTCTCGAAAAAAACTGCCTGTTGCATTCCATTTCCCCTTGGGGAAAACCCCCTTTTCCTCCCCCAGCGGGGGAGGTCAGGTGGCGGGCCGTGCCCATCCGAAGAGGAATCTCTAGCAAGATCTTTTCTTTCGAGCAGCATTTTGGGCGATTGTTAGGAAAATTGGGAACGAAATAAACGGATTTCTTATCAACTCCAAGCTGTTCAGTTTCAACGGTATACAATAAAATGCAAGCAAGCGTCGGCCGTTTGAGCAGTGCGGGTCTTTGATAGTAAATCTGCCTGACGTCTGCAATTGGGGGGCGCATGCACCTAACCAGCATTCCCATTTACGATCACCACGCGTATTCGTTGTTCAAAGAGGAACGCTGGCGGGCCGAACCGCTCGAGCGCTACTTCACCCAGAACCCAAGCCCCGAGATGCGCCCCTTTATGCGGGACAGCCTTTTTTTTCGTCGCAGCCTGCGCGACCTGGCCGAGTTTTTTGGCTGTGAACCCAGCCTGGAGGCCCTCGAGGAGGCTCGTCGGCAGCACAACTACCCCGAACTGGCCCGCTGGCTCTTTGCCGAGGCCAACATCTCTCACCTGCTCATTGAGGACAGCCAGGACAGCGAAAACCTGTGGCATGCGGAGACCTATGCCCCACACCTGGCCTTGGGGGTAGGGCGGATTGTGCAGCTCGAGACCGAGCTGGAGAAATTGCTGGATCATCACGACAGCGCGAGCCGACTCCTACAGGCCTTTGAAGCCCACCTGCGCGGGCTGGCTCCCTCGGTGGCTGCCTTTAAGAGCGTGGTGGCCTATCGCAGCGGCCTGGATGTCGGGCGGCACAATCTGGTCGAACTCGAGCGGGCCTACAGCGAATTGCGCCGCAGCCCGACCTCCAGTCAAACCCCGCGCATCACCAGCAAGCCCCTGCTGGATTCCATGTTGTGGATGGCCCTCAAGATAGCCAGCGAAACAGGCAAGGTAGTGCAGTTTCACACGGGCTATGGCGATCCCACCCTGGATATGCGCCTGGCCAATCCCCTCGGGCTACGCACGGTGCTGGAGGCCCCCGAACTGCATGGGCTGAAAATCGTCCTGCTACATGGCTATCCCTACGTGCGGGAAGCAGGCTATCTGGCCAGCAGCTACCCTGGCGTTTACCTGGACCTGGGGCTCACCATCCCCGCCGGAAGCGTACATGCCATGCGCACCGCCCTGCATGAGGCTACCCACCTGGCACCCATCAGCAAGGTGCTCTTCTCCACCAGCGCCCGCCACAGCCCCGAAATGTTCTGGATTGCGGCTCGTTGGGGACGGCGCATTGTGGCGCAGGTACTGGAGCAAGCCGTCTACAACGGCGACCTCACCAACGAGGAAGCCGAATGGGCCGCCCAGCGCATCCTCTCCCTCAATGCGGCCGAACTCTACGGCACCTTTGCCAGCCCTCCTACCGAGCCGGTGGTGTCGTTGTCTTAGTTCTATCGAGAACGGTCTAGTTGAGCTAAGCTACCGTGCATTTGCCGAGGGCTTCCCCCGAATAGTCGTGTAACAACTACTGGCTACCCTCAGGCAGTCTCACGCTGACCAGCGCGCCGGGTTCCACCTGGTTCTGGGCAAACCATCCCCGGGGCACCTCGAGCGCTTGCCGGTAGACCACCCCTGGATCGTAACTGCGACAGCCTTTGCCCTGGAGGGGTGTCGGGCAGGGCTCGACATCCAGAATAGTCAGGATTTTCCCCTGGCTGTCCAGAAAAGCCACCGACGCTGCGGTTTTGAAGCCCAGGCCCGTCCAGCCATCGTCGCGAGCCTGTGGAAAGCGATACAGAATGCCCTGGTTCGCTTTCAGGTTTTGCCGGGCAAAGGCCTCGAGTTGCCGGGGGTTGCTTATTTTGTAGACCGGTAGTTCCAGGGAACCTCTGGCGCTCGAGATGCTGACCACGGTTCGGGTTACCAGTGGCATGCGTTGTTGCGCTGGGCGGTTGAGGATCTGGCCTGCCAAAAAATAGCCTGTGGTAGATAGGGCTACCGCCAGGGCAATCAGCCCCAGGCCATAGCCGCGAATACGTCCGAAGCGGTTCATGGGTTGGGCACAACTTCAATCTCGAACAAGAAGGGCCAGAGTTTCCCGGTCACGAACACGCGGCGGTTCTGGCTGTCGTAGGCGATGCCGTTGAGCACGGCGTCGGGGTCGGGGTTGCGGGCCAGGGCCAGCAAGGCGAGGCCGGTCAGGTCGAGCCAGGCTTCCACGTTGCCGCTCTGGGGGTTAATGATG includes the following:
- a CDS encoding amidohydrolase family protein, translating into MHLTSIPIYDHHAYSLFKEERWRAEPLERYFTQNPSPEMRPFMRDSLFFRRSLRDLAEFFGCEPSLEALEEARRQHNYPELARWLFAEANISHLLIEDSQDSENLWHAETYAPHLALGVGRIVQLETELEKLLDHHDSASRLLQAFEAHLRGLAPSVAAFKSVVAYRSGLDVGRHNLVELERAYSELRRSPTSSQTPRITSKPLLDSMLWMALKIASETGKVVQFHTGYGDPTLDMRLANPLGLRTVLEAPELHGLKIVLLHGYPYVREAGYLASSYPGVYLDLGLTIPAGSVHAMRTALHEATHLAPISKVLFSTSARHSPEMFWIAARWGRRIVAQVLEQAVYNGDLTNEEAEWAAQRILSLNAAELYGTFASPPTEPVVSLS
- a CDS encoding DUF192 domain-containing protein, producing the protein MNRFGRIRGYGLGLIALAVALSTTGYFLAGQILNRPAQQRMPLVTRTVVSISSARGSLELPVYKISNPRQLEAFARQNLKANQGILYRFPQARDDGWTGLGFKTAASVAFLDSQGKILTILDVEPCPTPLQGKGCRSYDPGVVYRQALEVPRGWFAQNQVEPGALVSVRLPEGSQ